The sequence below is a genomic window from Kiritimatiellia bacterium.
CGGTGGGCGCGGGCGGCGCGGCCTTCGCCTCGAGCGGCGACGTGAAGCTCGGCGGCACGCTGGGCCAGGGCGGCCTGGCGATCCTCGCCACGAACGACCAGGCCCAGGTCTTCCTGAACGGCTTCTGGAAGTCCGAGGATTCCTGCACGCTCTACAACCCGACCATCACGGAACTGACGCAGAGCACGGGCACCGTGGCCATCACCTTCATGGTGGTCAACGGCAACACCTACTCGGTGGAGTACGTGACCCACGAGGAGGGCGGCCTGATGCTCGGCTCGCACGCGATCACCAACCCGGTGACCACCGTGGCCGGCGTCGGGCTGGCCGGCTCGACGACCACGATCTGGCACAACGTGAGCGCATCCACGAACCGCATCCGGTTCTACGTCATCCGCTGCGAGTAGGACCGGTTCCGGACCGCGGCTCGCGGGGACGCTCGCCCTCCATTTTCGCGCCCTGGAGGGCGAGCCTCCGGCGAGCCGCTTTTTGCCCCTTGAACGGGACGGCCTGCGCCTGTACATTGCCGTTTCCGCTACCAACAACGAAACGAGGACTCTTTTCATGGCCGGGATTTTCAAGGCGTACGACATTCGGGGTATTTACGGCGACACGCTGACGGAGGACACCGCGTATCGCATCGGGCGCGCGTTCGCGACATTCCTGAAATGCCGCAAGGTCGTCGTGGGCCACGATATGCGGCCGCATTCCCCCCCGCTCTTCCAGGCCTTGGCCCGCGGCCTGACGGAACAGGGCGCGGACGTGGTGGACATCGGGATGTGCTCGACGCCGATGTCCTACTTTGCCAATAACCGGCTCGGGGCCGACGCGAGCGTCATGATCACCGCCTCGCACAATCCCGGCGAGTGGAACGGGTTCAAGGTCTGCCGGGAAAAGGCCATCCCGATCAGCGGCGAGACCGGGATCCGGGATATCGAGCAAATCTGCCGCTCCGGCCAATTTGCCCCGGCCGCCGCGCGGCCCGGCACGATCAGCACCCACGAGATCCTCGACGAGTATGTCGCCTACATCCGCGGCTTCGCCGAGATCCGCCGCCCGCTCAAGGTCGTGGTGGATTACGCCAACGGCATGGGCGTCCTCGAGGGCAAGGTCCTGGACGGGTTGATGGAGATCGAGCCGCTGTTCAACACCCTCGACGGGACGTTCCCGAACCACGAGGCCAACCCGCTCAAGCACGACACGCTCGAGGCGCTCCAGGCCCGGATGCGCTCGGGCCGCTACGATTTCGGCATCGCGTTCGACGGCGACGCGGACCGCGTCGGGTTCGTCGACGAGCGGGGCGATATCATCGCGATGGACATCACCACGGCGCTGATCGCCGAGACAATCCTGCAGCACGAGAAGGGCCCGATCTTCTACGACCTGCGCAGCAGCTGGGCCGTGAAGGAGATCATCGAGGAAAACGGCGGCACGCCCATGATGTCGCGCGTGGGGCACGCCTTCATCAAGG
It includes:
- a CDS encoding phosphomannomutase/phosphoglucomutase → MAGIFKAYDIRGIYGDTLTEDTAYRIGRAFATFLKCRKVVVGHDMRPHSPPLFQALARGLTEQGADVVDIGMCSTPMSYFANNRLGADASVMITASHNPGEWNGFKVCREKAIPISGETGIRDIEQICRSGQFAPAAARPGTISTHEILDEYVAYIRGFAEIRRPLKVVVDYANGMGVLEGKVLDGLMEIEPLFNTLDGTFPNHEANPLKHDTLEALQARMRSGRYDFGIAFDGDADRVGFVDERGDIIAMDITTALIAETILQHEKGPIFYDLRSSWAVKEIIEENGGTPMMSRVGHAFIKAQMREAKALFAGELSGHYYFRENGYTESASLAALYIANLVSQSDRPLSELVKPIRRYFASGEINSEVHDVKGVLGRLRAKYAAGRMIELDGLSVEFEDWWFNVRASNTEPLVRLNLEAKTAELMARRRDEVLAVIRG